A segment of the Candidatus Methylomirabilota bacterium genome:
GCGTGCTGCGCTCGTGGAACTGCACGTGTCGCCAGTTCTGATCGTCGAGCCGGCCGGTGTTGTCGAAGCCGTCGAGGAACTTGGGGGTATGACCGGGGAGCTGGTTCCACTCCTTGCAGGCGACCTCGCAGGCCTTGCAGCCGATGCAGAGCGTGGTGTCGGTGAAGAAGCCGACCGTACGTGCCATGTGGCTCTCCTTATATCCCCATGAGGTTCGGTACGATCTTGGCGAAGCCACGCTCTCGCGCGTGCAGGTCGAGCGGCAGGGCCACCAGCTCGTCCGCGATGGGCACCGCCGCCGGGTCCTTTCGACCGTCCACCGTGATCAGGTACCGCCGGCACGTCTCGCAGGCATCCGCCCGCAGGGTCGGGAGGCGCTCGGGGT
Coding sequences within it:
- the fdhE gene encoding formate dehydrogenase accessory protein FdhE, producing PERLPTLRADACETCRRYLITVDGRKDPAAVPIADELVALPLDLHARERGFAKIVPNLMGI